The genomic stretch ACACCAATGACGATCTTGGCTGCCGGGAAGTATTCCAGCAGCTGGTAGATCGACATCGACGGCTGTTCCAGCGCAGTCTTGCCTAGCTCCACAGCGCCCTGGTTGATCACCAGGTCCAATGCGGTATTGCCGAAGATCGACAGCCAGGCCAGGGTGAAGCCCAGCGGAATCAGCAGCACGCCCATTACCAACTGGCGCACGGTACGACCCTTGGAGATACGCGCAATGAACATGCCGACGAACGGGCCCCAGGAGATCCACCAGGCCCAGTAGAACACGGTCCACAGGCCCAACCAGTGCTCGGACTTGCCGGCTTCGCCTTCATACACATACAGGTCGAAGGTTTTCAGCACGATGCCGTTGAGGTAGTCGCCGACGTTCTGCACGAGACCATTGAGCAGGTGCAGGGTTTCGCCGCCCAGCAATACGAAAATCAGCAGCCCGCTGAACAGCACGATGTTCAGGTTGGACAGGCGACGAATGCCGTTCTCCACACCCGAGACCGCAGCCACGGTGGCCACACCGGCCATGACCAGAATCACCACCAGCAGGTTGGTCTTGCTGTGGTCCATGCCGAACAGGTATTCCAGGCCCGAGGATACCTGCATCGAGCCGATACCCAGGTTGGTCACCAGGCCAAGCAGGGTGACGAACATGCCGAAGATGTCGACGGCATTGCCGGCAGCACCCTTGACCCAACGCTCGCCCACCAGCGGGTACAGCGCCGAGCGCAGTGCCAGCGGCTGGTTGTGGCGGTAAGCGAAGTAACCCACGGCCAGGCCGACCAGGGCATAGATCGCCCAGCCGTGCAGGCCCCAGTGCAGGAAGGTCAGCTGCAAGCCCTGGCGCGCGGCCTCAAGGCTGGCCGGTGTGCCTTCCGGTGGGTTGAAATAGTGGTCCAACGGCTCGGAGGCGCCGAAGTACAGCAGCGAAATACCGATACCGGACGAGAACAGCATGCCGGCCCAGGCGCCATAGCTGAAGTCCGGCTGGTCGTCCTTGCCACCCAGCTTGAGGCTGCCGTAGTCGGAGAAAGCCAGGTAGACGACGAACAGCAGGTATCCGCAAATGACCAGCATGTAGTACCAGCCGAAGGTGCGCGTCAGCCACTTCTGGGCCACGCCCAGCACCTGGCCGGCGGTTTCGGGTGCAGCGATCAGCAAGGCAGTCAGAACAAGGATCATCAGCGCAGAGGTGAAGAACACCACGCGGTTGACCCGTACCCTCTCGGCGGGGGGCTTGATAAGTGAGGCAGAACTCATTGCACGAATGCTCCGGGCAGTGCGGCTGTGGAGGCTAATCAGTCTTTCCCGAGCAATTGGTGGAATATCCCCACTGCATCAGGTGTTATAAATGAACCCTGGAAACCGTGATCCCGAATCGATACGTTGCCAAAAACAGACAGGTGGCCCGCTGAAAATGCCACGCCTCAACGCAGGTGCGCGCATTCGTCACAGGTCACCCCGCCCGCTCCAAGGGCCTGTCGCAGGACCAATGGCCGTACGGCAGAATCTGCATTTCGCATCGCTCACGCCCGTCAACGCCTTGTTTTCCGGGGGTTACACGATTTCCTGGGGTGTCAATCCGTGCCTTCTCGACCGCCTGAAAAACTGTCAATGGCACAAATTGTCGCAGAGCTTATTCTTTATTGATTGAACGTTCAATCAAAACAAAATAGACTGGCCTTCGCCGAGTCAGCCGCCTGTCGTCTGCTCGCAGGCCTGAGGAGATAGCAAGATGCCCAAGGTCGGTATGCAACCCATCCGGCGCCAGCAGTTGATCGAAGCCACATTGCAGGCAGTCGATCAGGTCGGACTGGGGGACGCCAGCATTGCGCTGATTGCCCGTTTGGCCGGTGTGTCGAACGGCATCATCAGTCACTACTTTCGGGACAAGAACGGCCTGATCGCAGCGACGATGGGTTACATCATGAGCATGCTCAACGAAGGCGTCAGAGCACGTCGCCAGGCCCTGAAAGACGACAGCCCGCGCGCTCACCTGAAAGTGATCATCGAGGGCAACTTCGATGCCAGCCAGGTAAACGGCCCGGCAATGAAAACCTGGTTGGCCTTCTGGGCTTCCAGCATGCACCAGCCCGATTTGCACAGGTTGCAGCGGATCAACGACCACCGCTTGTATTCCAACCTGTGCTGCCAGTTCCGCCGCGCCCTGCCGCTCTACCATGCGCGCAAGGCAGCCCGCGGCCTGGCAGCCCTGATCGACGGTTTGTGGCTGCGTGGCGCCCTGTCGGGTGATGCATTCGACACCGACCAGGCGGTACGGATTGCTTACGAATACATGGAACTACAACTGGCCAAGCAGCACACCCTGGCCACAAACGACCAGGCTGCTGACCATGCGCGCAGGGCCCTTGCCAACCCGGCAGGAGCATGACGCGCGAGCCAAACCACACACTGCACTTGCGAGGACACTATGGCCCGTTTCGGAACGCAAAAACTCTACATTGATGGCGCTTACGTCGACGCTGGCAGCGATGCCACTTTCGAAGCCATCAACCCGGCCACTGGCGAAGTCCTCGCCCACGTACAGCGTGCTACCGAGGCAGACGTCGAGAAGGCCGTTGAAAGCGCCGAGCGTGGCCAGAAGATCTGGGCCGCGATGACCGCCATGCAGCGTTCGCGCATCCTGCGCCGCGCCGTCGACATCCTGCGCGAGCGCAACGATGAGCTGGCCATGCTGGAAACCCTGGACACCGGCAAGTCGTACTCCGAAACCCGCTACGTCGACATCGTCACCGGCGCCGACGTGCTGGAATACTACGCAGGCCTGGTGCCGGCCATCGAGGGCGAGCAGATCCCGCTGCGTGAATCGTCCTTCGTCTACACCCGCCGCGAGCCGCTGGGCGTGACCGTGGGTATCGGTGCCTGGAACTACCCGATCCAGATCGCCCTGTGGAAATCTGCCCCGGCCCTGGCCGCTGGCAACGCGATGATCTTCAAACCGTCGGAAGTCACCTCGCTGACCACCCTGAAACTGGCTGAGATCTACACCGAAGCCGGCCTGCCAAACGGCGTGTTCAACGTTCTGACCGGTAGCGGCCGCGAAGTCGGCACCTGGCTGACCGAGCACCCGCGCATCGAAAAAGTGTCCTTCACCGGCGGCACCACCACCGGCAAGAAAGTCATGGCCAGCGCCTCCAGCTCTTCGCTGAAGGAAGTGACCATGGAGCTGGGCGGCAAGTCGCCACTGATCATCTGTGCCGACGCCGATCTGGACAAGGCTGCTGACATCGCCATGATGGCCAACTTCTACAGCTCGGGCCAGGTGTGCACCAATGGCACCCGTGTGTTCATCCCGGCTGAAATGAAGGCGGCCTTCGAAGCCAAGAT from Pseudomonas putida encodes the following:
- the betI gene encoding transcriptional regulator BetI, with protein sequence MPKVGMQPIRRQQLIEATLQAVDQVGLGDASIALIARLAGVSNGIISHYFRDKNGLIAATMGYIMSMLNEGVRARRQALKDDSPRAHLKVIIEGNFDASQVNGPAMKTWLAFWASSMHQPDLHRLQRINDHRLYSNLCCQFRRALPLYHARKAARGLAALIDGLWLRGALSGDAFDTDQAVRIAYEYMELQLAKQHTLATNDQAADHARRALANPAGA
- the betB gene encoding betaine-aldehyde dehydrogenase, which gives rise to MARFGTQKLYIDGAYVDAGSDATFEAINPATGEVLAHVQRATEADVEKAVESAERGQKIWAAMTAMQRSRILRRAVDILRERNDELAMLETLDTGKSYSETRYVDIVTGADVLEYYAGLVPAIEGEQIPLRESSFVYTRREPLGVTVGIGAWNYPIQIALWKSAPALAAGNAMIFKPSEVTSLTTLKLAEIYTEAGLPNGVFNVLTGSGREVGTWLTEHPRIEKVSFTGGTTTGKKVMASASSSSLKEVTMELGGKSPLIICADADLDKAADIAMMANFYSSGQVCTNGTRVFIPAEMKAAFEAKIAERVARIRVGNPEDENTNFGPLVSFQHMESVLGYIAKGKEEGARVLCGGERLTAGDFAKGAFVAPTVFTDCTDDMTIVKEEIFGPVMSILTYETEEEVIRRANDTDYGLAAGVCTNDITRAHRIIHKLEAGICWINAWGESPAEMPVGGYKQSGVGRENGVSSLAQYTRIKSVQVELGGYNSVF
- a CDS encoding BCCT family transporter — translated: MSSASLIKPPAERVRVNRVVFFTSALMILVLTALLIAAPETAGQVLGVAQKWLTRTFGWYYMLVICGYLLFVVYLAFSDYGSLKLGGKDDQPDFSYGAWAGMLFSSGIGISLLYFGASEPLDHYFNPPEGTPASLEAARQGLQLTFLHWGLHGWAIYALVGLAVGYFAYRHNQPLALRSALYPLVGERWVKGAAGNAVDIFGMFVTLLGLVTNLGIGSMQVSSGLEYLFGMDHSKTNLLVVILVMAGVATVAAVSGVENGIRRLSNLNIVLFSGLLIFVLLGGETLHLLNGLVQNVGDYLNGIVLKTFDLYVYEGEAGKSEHWLGLWTVFYWAWWISWGPFVGMFIARISKGRTVRQLVMGVLLIPLGFTLAWLSIFGNTALDLVINQGAVELGKTALEQPSMSIYQLLEYFPAAKIVIGVAVFVGFVLFLTPADSGAVMMANLSCKGGKVDEDAPHWMVVFWSVVITLVTIGLLFAGNFEAMQTMVVLAGLPFSVVLVLFMFGLYKAMKQDVVIEQERAELAARGRRGFSERLTQLELQPTQAVVQRFMDKQVSPALKEAAAQLQTLGFEVETRVGQSRNLMGLRVMMEEGNPFVYEVSLDGYMAAPSEAPVEGEPELRQRFYRAEVYLHDGSQEYDLMGFVPDQIVRDVLDQFESHRQVLGRVYS